Genomic DNA from Tachyglossus aculeatus isolate mTacAcu1 chromosome 10, mTacAcu1.pri, whole genome shotgun sequence:
ttagtaagcgcttgacaaataacacaataattgtaataatcaGCATCCGATTGGGGAGGGGCTAGAGACAGGCTGGTTCTGGAGATTGCAGTTTGGAGAGGATTTCATTTGCCCTCAGCCCTTCGAGGACAGGAAGGAGACATAGGAttttggggggagagagggccagCCTGATGCCCCCCACCTTGGGCAGCTAGGGTTTCTCCCGATGTGCAGCCCTGCCTGGCAAGGGGAGGGGGCACTGGGGAAGGTGGTTGGCTGGGGGACGGGGAtgggtaagggggagggagggaaaagagaagttcCCTCTCAGggtttagtccagtgatctgcacacagtaagcgctcaatagattccATTactcgattgactgaatgaagggagggagggaaggggaggagtgatAACACAGattaggggaaggggaagagggagaagaagggggctggaggggggaaaggagaagagggaggatggaaggcggctagaggaaggggaaggagaagagggagggtggaagggggctagaggtaggggaaggagaagagggagggtggaagggggctagaggtaggggaaggagaagagggagagatgaagggggctggaagagggggaagaagagggagggaggaaggggtgggggaaggagaagaggaagagggctagaggaggaggaagggggaggaagggggctagaggaaggggaaggagaagagggagagatgaagggggctggaagagggggaagaagagggagggaggaaggggtgggggaaggagaagaggaagagggctagaggaggaggaagggggaggaagggggctagaggaaggggaaggagaagagggagagatgaagggagctagaagagggggaaggagaagagggagagatgaagggggctagaacagggaggaagggggctagaggagggagaaggaggagaggaagagagaaagtgggctagaggaggagggggaaggagaagagggaggaaggggactagaggaggaggggaaggggaagagggaggaaggggactagaggagggggaaggaggagaggaagagggctagaggaggaggagaaaggagaagagggagggaggaaggaagggggctagagagggaaggagaagagggagggtggaagggggctagaggagggagaaggaggagaggaagggaggaagggagctagaagagggggtaggagaagagggagagatgaaggaggctagaggagggagaaggaggagaggaagagaggaagtgggctagaggaggaggagaaaggagaagagggaggaagggggctggaggaggagggggaaggaggagagggaggaagggggctggaggaggagggggaaggaggagaggaacagaggaaaagggctagaggaggaggagaaagaagagggagggaggaaggggactagaggaggggggggaagggggctagaggaggagggggaaggaggagaggaacagaggaatagggctagaggaggaggagaaagaagagggagggaggaagggggctagaggaggagggggaaggagaagagggaggaagggggctaaCGGAGGGGGAAGGCGGAGAGGaagagggctggaggaggaggagaaaagagaagagggagggaggaaagacgggggcggggaaaggggaagcgggagggaggaagggaggaagggagagaagggggcgggggagaaggggcagagaaaggagggaggtgggacgGGAAAGGCGGAGGAGGAAGGTGCGGGGGCCgaaaaggaaggcaggaaggcaggcaggccggcctggccctggcccgcTCCCTGGCCCGGTCCCTGGTGTCCGTGGCCTTCTGTCGccatggtggagcagggagacGAGGCTCCGCTGCTTTGCTGGGCCGAGGGCCCCGCCGTGTCCCCGCCGCAGCGTGTCGCGCAGCGTGCCGCACAGCCCCAGCACGGCAACCGGGAGGGCCGCCCGGAGCAGCAGGAGGACGAGCAGGGGGACCGGGGGGaccaggaggacgaggaggaggaggaccacatCGTCGCCGTCTTCGTCGTCACCTTCGATCCCCGCACCGGTAAGCCCCTGCCGGCCGCAAGCGACCCCTAATCAGAAGAATGAGGGCagctattcagcgcttactatgtgcaaagcactgttctaggcgccggggagcttacaaagtgatcaggttgacccacatggggctcacagacagatgaagtcactgaggcccagagaagtgaagtgacttgccccaagtcacacagctgacaggtggcggagccggaattcgaacccatgacctctgactccaaagcctgggctctttccactcagccacacttgTTTCCCCCTGACCCCTAGGGCCCCGCAGGCCGCTGGCCTGCCAGGgtccatccccattcattcaatcgtatttattgagcgcttactgtgtgcagagcactggactaagcgcttgggaagtacaagttggcaacatatagagaaggtccctacgcaacagcgggctcacagtcacggtcCCCATCTACGgatctgtaattctacttatttatattgacgcctgttgacttgttttgatgccagtctcccctctcccatctagagtgtaagctcagtgtgggcagggattgcccctcTTTTGCTCCCtgctgctttccaagcacttagtacagcactctgcacactgcccgctgttgggtaggaaccatccccatatgttgccaacttgtacttcccaagcgcttagtacagtgctctgcacacagtaagtgctcaataaatatgatcgaatgaatgaatgatctggctGGACGATGCCCCCGCAGGTCTGgtgtaagtggcagggccggccATTCAgttacaacttgacacctgtccacatgttttgttttgttgtctgtctcccccttctagactgtgagcccgttgttgggtaggggccgtctctctatgttgccgacttggacttcccaagcgcttagtacagtgctctgcacacagtaagcgctcaataaatacgatcgaaagaatgaatgatctggCTGGACAATGCCCCTGCAGGTCTGGTGTAAGTGAGCCCTCCGGGGTGGCCAGGGCCGGCCATTCAGTTACGAGccctttgttaggtagggaccgtctctatatgttgccgacttgtacgtcccaagcgcttagtacagtgctctgcacacagtaagcgctcagtaaatacgactgaatgaatcccatcgCTCTCAGCAGCCCGGCCCCGCTCCTCATCGCCTTTGCCCTCCCCAGTGCGCTCACCGTGCCCACCGGTGCCCAGGCTGGAGGCTTCAGGAAGAGGGACGGAcagaccttagagaagcagcgtgactcagtggaaagagcccgggctttggagtccgaggtcacgggttcgaatcccagctccgccaattgtcagctgtgtgactttgggcaagtcacttcacttctctgggcctcagttacctcatctataaaatggggatgaagactgtgagccccctgtgggacaacctgatcgccttgtaacctccccagcgcttagaacagtgctttgcacatagtaagcgcttaataaatgccattattattattattaccggaacAGAGACAGTGGCACCCGCCAAGTTTCGGCATGGCTACAAGTTCTTCCTTCCAGACAGGCAGCCCCGCGGGTTCCTGCCCCCTGAACCAGACTGCCCCCCGGGAAATCCCAAATCTTTGACTTCCAACCCAGTCCAGGGCCTTTCCCAGTTTCATTCCTGCCCCTTGGGCCGAGACTGGGGGGCTCCGGCAGGAGCAGGGAGGCCGAGCCCAATCCCAGCGTGGCCCGCTTGTTGACTCCCTGAGGGTGCCCACTCTTGGGTGGAGCTAAACCGAGGCCAGGTGGCctctgagccccagagcccccagggtagggaagaaagaaaaagcagggccattcattcatccatttattccatcgtatttatggagcgcttactgtgtgcagagcactggactaagcgcttgggaagtacaagtcggcaacatatagagacggtccctacccaacaacgggctcacagcccatcAGAACCGAGGTCTTTAGTGTCTCCTTGATCAGCCCcactaaacaaaaaaaaaaaccactcggTTTTGAGGGTCTCCAAGGGAGACTGCTAGACAAGATCACTGATGTGAGCTCTCATTAGCGAGCGGGAAGATGGCCccggcgtaataataataatggtatttgttaagcacgtactatgtgccaggcactgtactaaacgctggggtggatacacgcaaattaagtctctgtcccatgcggggctcagagtctcaatccccatttttacagatgaggtaacttgaggcccagagaataataataataataataataataataataataatggcatttattaagcgcttactatgtgcaaagcactggtctaagcgctggggaggttacaaggtgatcaggttgtcccacggggggctcacagtcttcatccccatctcccagatgaggtaactgaggcccagagaagtcaagtgacttgcccaaagtcacacacctgacagtcggcggagccgggtaCCATTTAAGCGCTTGACACTCAGCCCACCCTCCGCCCCACGTCACTTTTATACCTATGCATAAGTTATTTTgccgtctgccttcccctctcgcatgaaagctccttgtggacagagaactctGTTTTATGATACTTCTGCACACGGTTGTTGTTGTCTCGTGCGGTCGACACCGTAGCGACaccactgacacatctctcccagaacgccccgctctcaatcaatcaatcagtcgtattgagtgcttactgtgtgcagagcactggactcagcgcttgggaagtacaagttggataataCAGGACCAGAGCTCCCAGGTGCAGAGGGGCCAGCCCATCCCCAGGATCGGTGTGGTCCCCGCCCCGGTCCGGAGGAGGGGACGGGCTATGAGGATGTTTACTTGAAAGTGTTGAAGCCAGAAGGCCCGATGACTGGATTGCTCAAGGCCCTCTCCTTTCACCACTTTATTTCCCGTCAGGTGTCTCTCGGGCGTGGCGACACTTTCCCTGGGCTCCAGCCGGACTCTGAGCCGGtggattctagcctgtgagcccactgttgggtagggaccatctatatgttgccaacttggacttaccaagcgcttagtacagtgctctgcacacagtaagtgctcaataaatattattgaatgaatgaatggattccactGAACTCgccggactgggagccccagtcgGAGCCCCGGAGGGAGGGACTCTAGCCCCGGAGTCGCTAAGTGAGTCAGGGCGTCTCAGCCTGAGCTGGGGAGCGTATAAATCGACTAGCTTATATATTCAGGACATACCGACAGATTTATTTGGAGCCTGGGCACAAGTTGAGGCTAGACATTTAGGAGAACATCCCAAGGACTGGACTAGCTCATGCTCACGTGGCCGAGGGAGGCCGTGAAGCTCCCCCTTTATTCTTTGACAGCGAACCTCTTGGGGTACCTGAATCCcacacccatgtactttttcctagcgcttagaacagcgctttgcccacagtaagcgcataatcaATACTGTGACTACTGATACAGACAGGAAagccacacacacccccgcccccttATAGCTAAGAGTTTTCTAGGGGGGACTTGGTTGCCAGAACTGTCGCTTGACTTTACCTGAATGCCGTGTTTATCTTGAATTAAATAAACAAAGGAACCAGGAGCTGAAATCCGGGTCACTGATGCCATGGGGCAAaacgggagaggtggggagagattgTAGTTTGAACGAAGGTGATTTGTGGAGCAGGGGGGACTGTAGCTTGAAGCGGgacgaggctggaggcagggagaccagcgaggaggccAAATCAGTGTGACAGGAGCTCGGACTTGAGCGGTGACTGTTTGGGTGGTGAGGAAGGGGCGAAAGTGGGGAATGTTGTAGAGGAAGAACCAGTAGGGCGTAGCAGTAAAAGGGATGTGAGAGCGAAAGGGCAGTGAGGAATCGAGGATGAACCCTAAATCAAGGTTATATTTAAGTCAGTGGCCCAATCCTGTAGGTTCTGTCTTCACTACATCTCAGACTCTGAccttctccatccaactgcttcCTCTCCAGTCCGAGTGTCTGTCATATCCagccttgatgatgatgaggatggcatttattaagcgcttactatgtgcaaagcactgttctaagcgctggggaggttacaaggtgatcaggttgtccccggtggggctcacagtcttaatccccattttacagatgaggtcactgaggcccagagaaggtgacttgcccaaagtcacacaggtgacggttgacggagctgggatttgaatccctgacctctgactccaaagcctgggctctttcattcattcattcattcattcattcattcattcatatttattgagcacttactgtgtgcagagcactgtactgagcgcttgggaagtacaagttggcaacatatagagacggtccctacgcaacagcaggctcacagtgtagaagtctacttgactacttcatcaagcctccttgcctccaggccctccccatctccagtccatattttactcggCTGCCCAAAtcgtttttataaaaaaaaaagtttagtccGCTTCTCCCTGCTTCTGAAAAACCTTCAATGGCTGTACACCCATCTCCGCGTCCagcggaaactccttaccgtcagctgtGAGGCATCGTTTTCTATgttatttgtcgagcgcttattatgtgtcaggcactgtagtaagcactggggtagatattcattcattcaatcatttattgagcacttactgtgtgcagagcactatactaagcgcttgggaagtacaagttggcaacatatagagatgggccctccccacagtgggctcacagtctagaagggggatataagataatcaggatggacagagtccctgtcttacatagggctctcagtcttaattcctgttttacaggtgaggtaactgaggcacagagaagttaaaagtgacttacccaaggtcagccagTTAACAGTTGgcaaagcagagattagaacctaagtcctctgacccccaggcttgtgctctttccactaggccgcactgcttctcattcaatcagctcttcctccctcctccttagcctcttttccccatccaaaccagcccacaaacttcactcctctcataccAACCTACTCCCCATGTCTCCATCTCGCCTCTTATTGTCGATCCCGTGCTCACgaccttccccttcatatctaacagactccattctcccatctgcaaagccctacttacctgccctctcctccagaaagccttccgtgagtaatctctcacctccccaccgagttctccctcattcattcaaccgtatttattgagcgcttactgtgtgcagagcactggactaagcgcttgggaagtacaagttggcaacacatagggatggtcgctacccaacagcgggctcacagtctagaagggggagaaaaaccacaaaagatattaataaaataaatagaatagtaaatatgtataagtaaaatagagtaatcaatcgtatttattgagcgcttactgtgtgcagagcactgtactaagcgcttgggaagtacaagttggcaacacatagggatggtcgctacccaacagcaggctcacagtctagaagggggagacagaccacaaaacaaaagatattaataaaataaatagaatagtaaatatgtacaagtaaaatagagtaatcaatcaatcaatcatttattgagtgcttactgtgtgcagggcactgtactaagcgcttgggaagtacaagttggcaacatatagagacagtccctacccaacagtgggctcacagtctagaagggggaaacagaccacaaaacttattaatgaaataaatagaatagtaaatatgtacaagtaaaatagagtaataaatctgcccaaacatatatacaggtgctgtggggaggggaaggaggtagggctggggggtggggagggggagaggaaggagggggctcagtctgggaaagcctcctggaggaggtgagctcccagtagctctccttcccttctgcatcacccatgcatttAAGTCCATACCCCCAAGGACACTgatagccacacagcacttaattaCAGATCCTTATACTTAgtaagagattagtcagggaaggctttctggaggagatggcctttcaggagggctttgaaggtggggagagcggcagTCTGATGCAGGTGAAGCTGGCAGCAGGGAGGGGGGCAGCGAGGGGTCAGCGGCAGTCACTGCAGTGGCCACAGCTGCCCGCCGCTCCCCGTGACTCATCAGCTGTGGCTTGTGGTTTTCCTGGCATGTGTCCATTTGTGGCGGCCAGTGAGCATCTGTTGCTATAGAGACCTGCCCCCGCCTCCTGCCCACCTTGGCTTCCCACACCGCGTGCCCAGGGCAACCGGGGGCAGGGGAGTCGCTCCGACCCCCGTCGCCTGGGCCTTTCCAGGCTGGCTGCCCCGGGGAACGGTGGCCCCACCTGAGCCGGGCCCTTCTCCCCCCCCAGGCAACATGGTGGAGTGGTGCTTGCCCCAAGATATTGACTTGGAAGGAGTCGAGTTCAAATCCATGGCCAGCGGGTCCCACAAAATCCAGTCAGATTTCATGTGAGTACGTATTcagctccctctgctccccctcttcccttcccccacccccatgtcCTCCCATTCTCTTGGAATAAAGGAAGGCCGAGCCCTTCACCCATCCGGTCCCCGCCAACCTCCCTGGGATGGTTTGGGCACCTGAGGAAGCGGGGGTCCcgaagagagggagtttcagccGGAGGTGGGCTGTTCCTTGTCTCTTGCTCCTCTCCTCCACGCACTGGATCAGAAGTTCGTGCTGGAGGGACAATTGCTGCGGCCTCAAGGCAGACAAGACGGGGCAGGGGGATGCCAGAAGTCAATCCAGGGCAACCCTGGAAGCAGTTTCCTCCCGCCCCCGGGAGGCGTTCCCACTGCGGAAGCTTGCCTCCACCTGTCTGGGGCTTCTCCTCCGGCCCATCCCCGTGTCCGGCCCGACGACTATCCCACGGTCCCGCCCCTCGTGACCATCCGCGGTTCGGTCCCCAGATACTTCCGAAAAGGGGCCTTCTTCGGCCTGGCCTGCTTCGCCAACATGCCCGTGGAGAGCGAGCTGGAGCGCGGTGCCCGCATGAAGTCTGTGGGCGTTCTGTCTCCTTCCTACACCCTGCTCTACCGTTACATGCACTTCTTGGAGAACCAAGTTCGGTAAGCAGCCTCGCGCATTTGTGCGTGTAACAGGGGCACACATCCATCCTCCACCTGACACCCCTTGTCCATCCTGGGGTCACCACCTCCCCAGATTCTAgatattctttctctctctgtctcccaccaccctccccactccgGTTTCTGAGGGTGCCCCTTCCCGTCGCCAGCTGGGAGGGCACTTTGAGCTAGCCCAGCCCTCCCCGTGCTGACCCTTGGGCCCAGGGCATTGGGGCATGGCCTCTTCCCGGGAATGGCatcttctgagggcagggatggggccaTTGGTCTCTTTGTCCCTTAAGACACATGAACTTGCTAGAAAGtctttattgatgatgataattataatagcaataatggtaataatggtatttgcccaTCCCAGGGTTTTGATGATTTCAGGaggtcctttaataataatgatggcatttattaagcgtgcaaagcactgttctaagcgttctaAGTGCTTTAGGGCAGTGGTAACTCGCCAAAGCATCCggtctgggaagggaagggatggtcTTGGCAGGAGTGAGGCTAATCCGTGTCCGTgcccccattcgttcattcattcattcatattaattgaacgcttactgtgtgcagagcactgtactaagcacttgggaagtacaagttggcaacatatagagacggtcccttcccaacaatgggttcacagtcacagtccccatcccccctgaGAGGTCCAGagttacttctgggaaggatggtggctgcaagcttcacccctgccccctctgccaattttcattgattcattcaatcgtatttattgagcacttactgtgtgcagagcactgtcctaagcgcttgggaagtacaagttggcaacatatagagacggtccactgGGCAGGCTCCTGCCCCTGCCAGCAGTGACTgtcaggaaaaaggaggctcggCCTTCCCAAAGAGCCGTGAGGGCCTGGGGCGAACCCGGGGACGCCTCCCACCCTGCCCCGGAGATCGCTGGTGGCCACTGGGCCggctggggcgggggcaggggttgTCACCTTGTATGCTGTGCAGACACCAGCTGGAGACGCCCGGATACTACTCTCACCTGGCCGCTTTCTACGAAGACAAGAAAGGCGTGCTCCCCGTGGGCAAGGACGCCCTGAACTCCCGGCAACCCGTCCACTGGCTCCCCTCCATCCACAGATACATGTACCCAGAGATGAAGGTGAGGGTCCCGTCACCACTGCCCCCGGGAATGTCTGTTGGGGaggctccagcgtggctcagtggaaagagcccgggcttcggagtcagagctcgtgggttcaaatcccggttccaccaattgtcagctgtgtgacttcgggcaagtcacttcacttgtctgggcctcagttccctcacctgtaaaaaatggggattaagactgtgagcccccacgtgggacaacgtgatcaccttgtatccccccagcccttagaacagtgccttgcgaatagtaagcgcttaacaaatgccatcatcattagtattattattattgttatctccgcCCTCTGGGGTCTGTCGTGAACCAGACTGGATCAGCGTAGTAATAGCagtggtgctatttgttaatcaatcaatcaatcgtatttattgagcgcttactgtgtgcagagcactgtactaagcgcttgggaagtacaagttggcaacatatagagacagtccctacccaacagtgggctcacagtctaaaagggggagagagagaacaaaaccaaacatactaacaaaataaaataaatagaatagatatgtacaagtaaaataaataaataaatagagtaataaatatgtacaaacatatatacatataggtgctgtggggaagggaaggaggttagatgtggggggatggagagggggatgagggggagaggtgcttactaggtgccaagcactcttctaagccctagggtagatccaaaatcatcaggatggacacagtccctgtcccacatgtggttcacgttctaagggggagggagaagaggtatcgaattcccattttatagatgggagtactgaggcccagagcagccaagtgacttgcctgaggtcatgccgcagggaagtggtggagctgggatgagaacccaggtcccctgatgcccaggctccttccactaatcataataataatactgatagcatttgctaagtgtttactacgtgcagagcactgttctaagcgctggtaggccGCAAATAGATGGTTGAGGCTCTCTCGCTCACCTTTCTGCCCCGGCCGGCCTCGTGTGCATCCGAGCCTAGAACAAAGTGGGGCGTAGGGGGTGTTGGGTTTGGGGGGAGGAGGtgcaggggctggaggagagtCTGCAGGATCTCCCAGCTCGATGCCCTgcgtcttctagactatgagcccgttgttaggtagggaccgtctctatatgttgccaacttggacttcccaagcg
This window encodes:
- the DENND11 gene encoding DENN domain-containing protein 11 isoform X2, which produces MVEQGDEAPLLCWAEGPAVSPPQRVAQRAAQPQHGNREGRPEQQEDEQGDRGDQEDEEEEDHIVAVFVVTFDPRTGNMVEWCLPQDIDLEGVEFKSMASGSHKIQSDFIYFRKGAFFGLACFANMPVESELERGARMKSVGVLSPSYTLLYRYMHFLENQVRHQLETPGYYSHLAAFYEDKKGVLPVGKDALNSRQPVHWLPSIHRYMYPEMKITHPAGCMSQFIKFFGEQILVLWKFALLRKRILIFSPPPVGVVCYRVYCCCCLANVSLPGVGGTVPDSKPFFYVNVADIDSLQTQGSYVACTTEKIFEEKRDLYDVYVDNQNVRTHHEHLQPLLKVNGADKEKYRRLNDQRCCSIPRRWEKTAPPAKRISSSSSSWSRTTGYSRLCWRCRRARIRR